A genomic stretch from Paenibacillus amylolyticus includes:
- a CDS encoding VRR-NUC domain-containing protein, with protein sequence MKESQIESYLRDKIKALGGIAYKFVSPGNSGVPDRLVLFPEGRTVFVELKAPGKKPTKLQQVQHKRMQALGHEVRVIDSREQVDAWLQEL encoded by the coding sequence GTGAAAGAGAGCCAAATTGAATCCTATTTGAGAGATAAGATAAAAGCCCTTGGTGGAATCGCCTATAAATTCGTATCGCCGGGTAACTCCGGAGTGCCTGACCGTTTGGTACTGTTTCCTGAAGGCCGAACCGTATTCGTGGAGCTGAAGGCCCCAGGTAAGAAACCCACCAAGCTGCAGCAGGTGCAACATAAGCGGATGCAGGCTTTGGGCCATGAGGTACGGGTGATCGACAGCAGAGAGCAGGTGGATGCATGGCTGCAGGAGCTTTG